CATTGAGACAGTTGCCCCATGCCGATTTAAATATTGAAATCAGTGAGTCCGGCAATATGCCGCTCATGAAAAAAATTCAAGTCCAGTTAGGTTGGAGTGATCATCGCGGGATGAACGTGGTACCCGTTCGCTTGACTTCATGGGTCTGTCTCAAGGAAAAACGCGAATGAAACGACGACGCTTTTCTATTTCAATCAGACAAGACAAGACTCTGCCGGGGATTTCTCTGGTAGAGGTCGTGGTAGCGATGGGTATCGCGACCGTGCTGATGGGGATCAGTATGACTACGATGCATACGGTGTTGCGCGCAGAGCGAGAAACGAGTAAAGCGGCCTGGCTGGGATCCAGTTTCCATCGATTCTCGCGTCTCATTCGATCGGACATTCACGCTGCTACCAGCCTGAATTTTCAAAATGGATCCACCAAGAACAGTCCTGAATTAACCATTCAGAAAGCGGGCGACGAAGTCGTGAAATACCGGATCGAAGGGCATCGGATTTATCGCGTTGTGTCGCGGAAAGATAAGCGGGTGCACCAGGACACGTTTCATTTGCCGGAAGGTAGCCACGCGCATTTCTTTCAACAGGCGCGATTGAACCAGGCAGGCATTTCCATCGATCAACCAGATCCACTGAGTATTTTGGATCAGAATGTTACGAATAAGCACAAGGACGAGCGGTCCTATCTGCACGAACTGTCGATCATATCCACGATTGGCTATGATTATCGTCTGGCTGAATTTCATAAAAAACAACCGGAAAAAGAAACAAAATAAACAGGAATACAGGGTCAATCACATGCAAAGTTCATCAAATCCTCAACCAGCAAATCGTCAGACCGCTGCCCGGCGGGGTGCTGTGTTAGTGATTGTCATGGTCTGCCTGTTGTTGATTTCACTCTTGATGGCTTCGCTCTTGAAGTCTGCGTTACTACAGCGACGGCAAATGATCAAAGAGCAGTTTCGCGTCCAGGCGGAATGGATTTTGGAATCTGCTTTGGAACGTGCCGCCCAGCAAAGGCTCGATGATCCCGATTACCAGGGGGAAGTCTGGCAAATCAGCCCCGTTGATCTGGGAACACGCTATGCGGCGTCTGCAGAGATTACACTGAAACCCGAAGTAAAAGACGATCGTCTGATATCGATTCAGGCGCGGGTTCATTATCCTGAGAATGCACCATTTTCAGTGACCCGGACGAAAAAAATTATTTTATGAAGCGAATGATGATAGATAGTGAAAAGTAATTCTTTATTGAGACTGCATTATCAGTTTTTTACCAGTTTTATATTCCCAGGGAATGAAAATGATGAACAATGTTCCTTTAAGACTTCAAGCCCGGCTGTGGCAACGTGGCAGGCCGCGCGGTTTCACCTTGATTGAATTACTGGTGGTGATCGCGATTATTGCGATTTTGATCGCACTGTTGCTGCCCGCGGTCCAGCAGGCGCGCGAAGCAGCCCGCCGGACGCAGTGTAAAAATAATTTGATGCAGCTCAGTCTAGCGCTGCAAAATTATGAAATGGCATTCGAAGTTTTGCCGGCTGGCGTCTATAACCCCACTGGTCCCATCAAAAATGAACCCGTGGGTTATCATATGGGGTGGCTCGCCGGTTTGATGCCTTTTCTGGATCAGCAAAATATGTACCGCACTATTGATTTTAAGCAAAGTGTTTACGCGACTGTCAATCAGCGTGTGCGTCGCGCTCAGATTCCCGTATTACGCTGTCCGTCAGATCCCAATGATTCGCGCACGCGCTCCGTTGCAGAAGATAACATCGAGCTTTATCAGACCAATTACGCTGCCTGCTATAACTCGGTCGATGCGCCCATCAATGTAGACAATACAGGGGTCATGTTCTTAAACAGCAGCATCAGTTACGACCAGATAACGGACGGCAGCTCCAACACGATTTTCATCGGCGAGCAATTGTTTAATAAAACCGACCTGGGCTGGATGTCGGGCACCCGTGCCAGTCTGCGCAACACCGGTTCGTTCAATCGAGAATTGACGAAAAATCAGGGTGGGTACAATGCAAATTCCGGCAATTCAATAGAGGGTCAGGACGAAGCTGAGAACAAACAGCCCATTGATCCGCTGCTCAAAGTAGGGGGCTTTGGCAGCTATCATGTGGGAGGTGCCAATTTTGCCTTGGGTGATGGTTCGGTCCGATTTATTGCGGAAAATATCGATGCGCCCTTATTTGAACAACTGGGGAATCGCGCCGATGGGAAGCTGATCATGGACGGTTTCTAAATCGGAATCCGGATCAGCGAATTGCTTCAGCCACGGGGATGATACATCTGATGCACGGCTTTCAGGCGGCTGTGATCGACGTGTGTGTAGATTTGTGTGGTTCGAATATTCGCATGCCCCAGTAGTTCTTGCAGCGCACGAATTTCTGCGCCGCCGGCCATCATGTGAGTCGCGAAACTGTGTCGCAACGTGTGCGGGCTGACTTCTTTACTGCAGCCGACGCGGGCTGC
This genomic interval from Gimesia alba contains the following:
- a CDS encoding PulJ/GspJ family protein: MKRRRFSISIRQDKTLPGISLVEVVVAMGIATVLMGISMTTMHTVLRAERETSKAAWLGSSFHRFSRLIRSDIHAATSLNFQNGSTKNSPELTIQKAGDEVVKYRIEGHRIYRVVSRKDKRVHQDTFHLPEGSHAHFFQQARLNQAGISIDQPDPLSILDQNVTNKHKDERSYLHELSIISTIGYDYRLAEFHKKQPEKETK
- a CDS encoding DUF1559 domain-containing protein, giving the protein MMNNVPLRLQARLWQRGRPRGFTLIELLVVIAIIAILIALLLPAVQQAREAARRTQCKNNLMQLSLALQNYEMAFEVLPAGVYNPTGPIKNEPVGYHMGWLAGLMPFLDQQNMYRTIDFKQSVYATVNQRVRRAQIPVLRCPSDPNDSRTRSVAEDNIELYQTNYAACYNSVDAPINVDNTGVMFLNSSISYDQITDGSSNTIFIGEQLFNKTDLGWMSGTRASLRNTGSFNRELTKNQGGYNANSGNSIEGQDEAENKQPIDPLLKVGGFGSYHVGGANFALGDGSVRFIAENIDAPLFEQLGNRADGKLIMDGF